From Pseudomonas sp. G2-4:
GCCCGGCAACAGCACCATCACCAGCAGGCCGAAGGCACCGAGCAGCATCATCCAGCCCAGGCGCTGCCAGGTGGCGATCGGCACCATCATGGTGACGATGCACGCGGCCAGGCCGATCACCAGGTAAATCAGGTGGCGGATCATGTGATAAAGCGTGTTGCCCGACTGCACGGCCGCCACTTCCGACGACGCGGACGTGATCATCACCAGGCCCAGGCCCAGCAATGCCAGGCAACCGACAAGCATCGGGAAATCCAGGTCGATGCCGCGCCCGGTGATCAACGGCGACGGGTACGGCTTGATGATATTCATCAGGCTCATGCCAAGTCCTCCACGGCCCGGGCGAACAGCTGCCCGCGCTCTTCGTAGTTCTTGAACATGTCGAAACTGGCGCAGGCCGGCGACAACAGCACCGCATCGCCCGGCTGAGCCAAGGCGCGGCATTGCTGCACCGCTTCGTCCAGCGAACCGACACGAACCAGCGGCACGGCATCGCCGAGTGACTGAGCGATCAACTCGCGGTCGCGGCCCATCAGCACCACGGCACGGCAGTTGGCCGCCACCGGATCGCGCAGGTCCTTGAAGTCGGCACCCTTGCCGTCGCCACCGGCGATCAGCACAAGCTCGCCTTCAATGTCCGCACCCAGCCCTTCGATAGCGGCCAGTGCGGCACCGACGTTGGTGGCCTTGGAATCGTTGTACCAAGCCACGCCATCGAGGTCGCGCACCCACTGGCAACGGTGTTCGAGGCCGGCAAACGTACGCAGGGCCGAAAGCATGGCGTCGAACGGCAGGCCGACCGCATGCCCAAGGGCCAGGGCCGCCAGGGCGTTGGCTTGGTTGTGGGCGCCGCGAATCTTCAGTTCGCGCACCGGCATCAGGTTCTGGAATTCGAAGGCCAGGTATTTCTCGCCATGCTCTTCGCGCAACCCGAAGCCTTTGAAATCCGGAATGCCCAGGCCGAAGGACCAGCATGGCAGGCCTTCGCCCAGCAGCGGACGGGTCAGGGCGTCCTGGCGGTTGAACACCACTTGCCGGGCACCACGGAAGATCCGGTGCTTGGCCAGGTGATAAGCCGGCAGGCCGCTGTAGCGATCCATGTGGTCTTCGCTGACGTTGAGCACGGTCGCCACTTCGGCGCCCAGGTGATCGGTGGTTTCGAGCTGGAAGCTCGACAACTCCATCACGTACAACTCGACGTCATCACTGAGCAGGTCCAGCGCCGGGGTACCGAGGTTGCCACCCACGGCGACACGCTTGCCGGCCGCAGCGGCCATCTCACCCACCAGGGTGGTGACGGTGCTCTTGGCGTTGGAACCGCTGATGGCGATGATCGGCGCCTTGGCGTTACGCGCGAACAGCTCGATGTCGCCGGACAGTTTCACGCCACGAGCAGCCGCCGCCTGCAGGGCCGGAGTCGCCAGGGCCAGGCCGGGGCTCACGTAGAGCTCATCGGCGCGACACAGGAATTCGACGTCCAGCTCGCCACAACGCACGTCCACCTGTGGATAGTCACGCCGCAGCGTGGCCAGCTCAGGCGGATTTTCCCGCGTATCGGCCACGGCAAACGACACGCCCCGGTTCGCCAGGAAGCGAACCAGGGACATGCCGCTCTTGCCGAGGCCGACAACGATGCGGAAGTGGTCAGAAGCGATCAGGGACACTCGTTCTACCTCAGCTTCAGGGTGGCAAGGCCGACCAGGACCAGAATCACGGTGATGATCCAGAAACGGACGATCACACGCGGCTCGGGCCAGCCCTTGAGTTCAAAGTGGTGGTGGATCGGCGCCATGCGGAATACGCGGCGGCCGGTCAATTTAAAGGAGGCAACCTGAATGACGACTGACAGGGTCTCCATCACGAACACACCGCCCATGATGAACAGGACGATTTCCTGGCGAACGATGACTGCGATGGTGCCCAGGGCTGCGCCCAGCGCCAACGCGCCGACGTCGCCCATGAAGACTTGCGCCGGATAGGTGTTGAACCACAGGAAGCCCAGGCCGGCACCGATCAGCGCGCCGCAGAACACAATCAGCTCGCCCGCCCCCGGCACATAGGGAATCAGCAGGTATTCAGCGAATTTCACGTTGCCCGACAGGTAGCAGAAGATCCCCAGCGCGCCACCTACCATCACCGTCGGCATGATCGCCAGGCCGTCGAGGCCGTCGGTGAGGTTGACCGCGTTGCTCGAACCGACGATCACCAGGTAGGTCAGCACGATGAAGCCTGCGCCCAGCGGGATGGTGTAGTCCTTGAGCATTGGCAGGATCAGGGTGGTTTCCACCGGCGAGGCGGCGGTCATATAAAGGAAGACCGCCGCGCCGAGACCGAACACCGACTGCCAGAAATATTTCCAGCGACTTGGCAGCCCACGGGAGTTCTTCTCGATCACCTTGCGATAATCGTCGACCCAGCCGATGGCGCCGAAGAGCAAAGTCACCAGCAGCACGACCCAGACGTAACGGTTCGCCAGGTCGGCCCAGAGCAAGGTACTGATGCCAATGGACGACAGGATCAGCGCGCCGCCCATGGTCGGGGTGCCGGATTTGGACA
This genomic window contains:
- the murD gene encoding UDP-N-acetylmuramoyl-L-alanine--D-glutamate ligase encodes the protein MSLIASDHFRIVVGLGKSGMSLVRFLANRGVSFAVADTRENPPELATLRRDYPQVDVRCGELDVEFLCRADELYVSPGLALATPALQAAAARGVKLSGDIELFARNAKAPIIAISGSNAKSTVTTLVGEMAAAAGKRVAVGGNLGTPALDLLSDDVELYVMELSSFQLETTDHLGAEVATVLNVSEDHMDRYSGLPAYHLAKHRIFRGARQVVFNRQDALTRPLLGEGLPCWSFGLGIPDFKGFGLREEHGEKYLAFEFQNLMPVRELKIRGAHNQANALAALALGHAVGLPFDAMLSALRTFAGLEHRCQWVRDLDGVAWYNDSKATNVGAALAAIEGLGADIEGELVLIAGGDGKGADFKDLRDPVAANCRAVVLMGRDRELIAQSLGDAVPLVRVGSLDEAVQQCRALAQPGDAVLLSPACASFDMFKNYEERGQLFARAVEDLA
- the mraY gene encoding phospho-N-acetylmuramoyl-pentapeptide-transferase; protein product: MLLLLAEYLQQFHKGFAVFQYLTLRGILGVLTALSLSLFLGPWMIRTLQSLQIGQSVRNDGPQSHLSKSGTPTMGGALILSSIGISTLLWADLANRYVWVVLLVTLLFGAIGWVDDYRKVIEKNSRGLPSRWKYFWQSVFGLGAAVFLYMTAASPVETTLILPMLKDYTIPLGAGFIVLTYLVIVGSSNAVNLTDGLDGLAIMPTVMVGGALGIFCYLSGNVKFAEYLLIPYVPGAGELIVFCGALIGAGLGFLWFNTYPAQVFMGDVGALALGAALGTIAVIVRQEIVLFIMGGVFVMETLSVVIQVASFKLTGRRVFRMAPIHHHFELKGWPEPRVIVRFWIITVILVLVGLATLKLR